The following are encoded together in the Kribbella voronezhensis genome:
- a CDS encoding RHS repeat domain-containing protein — MGNRRLHPVTIRRARIALATLLSTSVIVSMHGLQATAVPQPKHDDVSFSTSKPKSVSGKTLRAEPGVADLDAQRALTSTPTVNWPKPAVAEVTVPTAGLKATSTVQATGMPVKVGAVAAGTGRALAAASPAKVRVDLLGQRKDQLLVQVARSDGRSAAGRIALSVDYSRFKQAFGADWGSRLRVVQLPSCALTTPEKAACAGIPLPTHNDGTGELSADVTAAPANTLYAVQAGASGADGDTGATSLSPTATWQVGGSSGDFNWNYPLQVPPSLGGPKPDLGIAYSSGSLDGRTTTANNQSSWVGAGFDFAPGGSIERRYASCATKSEQNGNNGTKVVGDLCWATDNAMLSLNGTGGELVQDDSSGSWHPRGDDGTKIERVKDPAKHNGDADGEYWIVTSKDGTKYYFGLNQLPGYDTAVNKEETKSAFTVPVYGNNDKEPCHQTVFADSYCNQAYRWNLDYVVDVHGNTMSLFYDTESNYYSRNATATTVSSYTRAGNVKRIEYGQRDGEVFSGKAVGRVQFNTAERCLNTCTASDYPDTPLDQECTSPTNCNNKFSPTFWTKKRLDKITTEVWRDGSFAPVSSWRMQQTYLKGDNERAGLWLDGISNTGLLGTAVQLPAITFASTMLANRVAGSAGTKLEWPRIKAIKYGTGGEISVNYKTPDCSLPGNVPAPDTNGKLCHPIKWTPTGQAEREDWFNKYVIDNVTESDLTTGNEPMVTSLEYLTPPAWRFDEEDGLVEIGQKTWSQWRGFGKVRVTKGTVAGKQDVEENTYFRGMDGDRTAAGGVKTETVEDSNHVKLADLNPLSGQRREQIVYDGTAIADRSITDEWVSAPTATRVRPWGTTSSYQVQEKKTWQEQVVSGGTRKSASTNVYAEKNDPDGVPVGVLKQTSDQGDLATAADDSCTTFTYAANPAKGLSEVIVRKRTVSVTCDQPATNAQVLADELTGYDNAAAGTVVRGDQTSKQRLSGFTPDGAPTYQTVTTSSYDAYGRVESTKDAVGNESKVQYVPATGPVTATKVIQPNGQTSTTEVDPGNGLTTAVTDPAGRRTVTAHDGLGRVTKIWQPGRTTSQTPNTEYQYLVRTDGAGVVTTKTLKADGVGVDTSYELQDGLMRKIQTQAPSKDGVGRLITDYVYDSKGLQSKQNGPFYNEAPPGTDYFEPNEEELPAQKVTEYDNQDRPVKESFVSEDQVQWSVDHLNGADRQTIDPPTGEQATTRINDVQGRMIEQRQYLGDSATGPYDSTFYTYHPAGQLATVKDPAGNLWKFDYDVRGRKIRSQDPDTGVTTYEYNDLDQVVSQKDGRGTVLSYSYDNAGRKTAVYKGLVQTAANMLSEWKYDSIKPGSLTSSTRYVNGNAYTTRVTGYSEADGKPTGTELVIPASEGALAGTYPIGKTYTPDGQLDTTSVPAVGGLPKEDLKVGYNAQNQPSTLTGADTYITQTSYTAFGETSGITMSRNGQPVQQVFDYDEVTRRLSRAVTKSETKKYADLNYTYDAAGNITQLTDVAAESSGESDDTQCFGYDAFRRMTQAWTPADGNCAAAPDKAKLGGPAPYWHSWTFDKSGNRKTETRTTATGATTSTYSYPTNGVQPHSLLKVTNGANTNQYTYDAAGNLKTRTLNDAGETSTFDDEGHLSTVVAGSKSTSYLYDADGNRLIRRDPTGTTLYLDGTELLMKPDKTVVGTRYYSYGGQTVAVRKGASDLSWLSTDNHGTANLSIDATTLVGQKRRSTPYGELRGAVPASWPGQRGFVGGTNDDSTGLTHLGAREYDPTIGRFISVDPVADFNDPQQLNGYAYANNNPVSFSDADGQRTVTETITVMKTVTYVITKRIVEYQKVRILVHAWVAVLGALATMAKALGMYALGAVLGAYKAHYETVEKKIVRIIHQLVKQLIRVVKKIQRYVGPDEREDLNQMMKAATSLTDPSQGANSLWKMSALLDDFANASHKWAVAAKVITDQPKGGGGGASGGGEPDPYGGASIHGQDPGEDSDDKATAMILGGMGGGALALLCLPAAIACGAAAAITVGIGGAGLGAWTGNATFNYVNGADGKAHWERLWAPHVLNTGFLEWWLKVNAPLPQRPDADPNQPCKHIYAMGAGC; from the coding sequence ATGGGCAACCGCAGGCTGCATCCTGTGACGATCCGGCGAGCCAGGATCGCGCTGGCTACGCTGCTGAGTACAAGTGTGATCGTCTCGATGCACGGATTGCAGGCGACCGCGGTCCCGCAGCCGAAGCACGACGACGTGAGCTTCAGCACCAGCAAGCCGAAGTCGGTCTCGGGCAAGACGTTGCGAGCCGAGCCCGGGGTCGCGGACCTGGACGCTCAGCGTGCCCTGACGAGCACACCGACGGTCAACTGGCCGAAGCCCGCCGTTGCCGAGGTCACCGTGCCCACCGCGGGACTCAAGGCCACCTCGACGGTTCAGGCAACCGGAATGCCGGTGAAGGTCGGTGCCGTTGCCGCAGGCACCGGTCGAGCGCTCGCTGCCGCGAGCCCGGCCAAGGTGAGGGTCGACCTCCTCGGACAGCGCAAGGACCAGCTCCTGGTCCAGGTCGCCCGGTCCGACGGCCGGAGCGCGGCCGGCCGAATCGCGTTGAGTGTCGACTACTCCCGCTTCAAACAAGCCTTCGGCGCCGACTGGGGCAGCCGGCTGCGCGTGGTCCAGCTTCCGTCGTGCGCCCTGACGACACCGGAGAAGGCGGCCTGTGCCGGCATCCCGCTGCCCACTCACAACGACGGGACAGGTGAGCTGTCGGCAGATGTCACCGCTGCCCCCGCCAACACCTTGTACGCCGTACAGGCGGGTGCTTCGGGCGCGGACGGGGACACTGGCGCCACCAGCCTGAGCCCGACCGCGACCTGGCAGGTGGGCGGCTCATCCGGTGACTTCAACTGGAACTACCCGCTGCAGGTGCCGCCGAGCCTGGGCGGTCCGAAGCCGGATCTCGGCATCGCCTACTCGTCGGGCAGCCTCGACGGCCGGACGACCACGGCGAACAACCAGTCGTCGTGGGTCGGCGCCGGGTTCGACTTCGCCCCGGGCGGATCGATCGAACGACGCTACGCCTCGTGCGCGACGAAGTCGGAGCAGAACGGCAACAACGGCACCAAGGTCGTGGGCGACCTGTGCTGGGCCACCGACAACGCGATGCTGAGCCTGAACGGCACCGGCGGCGAACTCGTTCAGGACGACAGCTCCGGCAGTTGGCATCCGCGCGGTGACGACGGCACCAAGATCGAGCGGGTGAAGGACCCGGCCAAGCACAACGGGGACGCCGACGGCGAGTACTGGATCGTGACCAGCAAGGACGGGACGAAGTACTACTTCGGCCTGAACCAGCTGCCGGGTTACGACACCGCAGTGAACAAGGAGGAGACCAAGTCGGCCTTCACCGTTCCGGTGTACGGCAACAACGACAAGGAGCCCTGCCACCAGACGGTCTTCGCGGACTCGTACTGCAACCAGGCCTACCGATGGAACCTGGACTATGTCGTCGACGTGCACGGCAACACCATGAGCCTGTTCTACGACACCGAATCGAACTACTACTCCCGCAACGCCACCGCGACCACCGTCAGCTCCTACACCAGGGCCGGCAACGTCAAGCGGATCGAGTACGGCCAGCGCGACGGTGAGGTCTTCTCCGGCAAGGCGGTCGGGCGGGTCCAGTTCAACACCGCGGAACGGTGCCTCAACACCTGTACGGCGAGCGACTACCCGGACACCCCGCTGGACCAGGAATGCACCAGTCCGACGAACTGCAACAACAAGTTCAGCCCGACGTTCTGGACCAAGAAGCGGCTGGACAAGATCACCACGGAAGTCTGGCGGGACGGCTCGTTCGCGCCGGTCAGCTCGTGGCGGATGCAGCAGACCTACCTGAAGGGCGACAACGAGCGGGCCGGGTTGTGGCTCGACGGAATCAGCAACACCGGACTGCTCGGCACGGCCGTCCAGTTGCCCGCGATCACTTTCGCCAGCACGATGCTGGCCAACCGGGTCGCGGGTTCGGCCGGAACGAAGCTGGAATGGCCCCGGATCAAGGCGATCAAGTACGGCACCGGTGGTGAGATCTCGGTCAACTACAAGACGCCTGACTGCAGTCTGCCCGGTAACGTACCGGCGCCGGACACCAACGGAAAGCTGTGCCATCCGATCAAGTGGACCCCGACCGGGCAGGCCGAGCGGGAGGACTGGTTCAACAAGTACGTCATCGACAACGTGACCGAGTCCGACCTGACCACGGGCAACGAGCCGATGGTCACCAGCCTCGAGTACCTGACGCCGCCGGCCTGGCGCTTCGACGAGGAGGACGGCCTGGTCGAGATCGGGCAGAAGACGTGGTCGCAATGGCGTGGGTTCGGCAAGGTCAGGGTGACCAAGGGAACCGTGGCGGGCAAGCAGGACGTCGAGGAGAACACTTACTTCCGCGGGATGGACGGAGACCGGACCGCGGCCGGCGGCGTCAAGACCGAGACCGTTGAGGACAGCAACCATGTGAAGCTCGCCGACCTGAATCCGCTGTCCGGCCAGCGCCGTGAGCAGATCGTCTACGACGGGACCGCGATAGCCGATCGCAGCATCACCGACGAGTGGGTGTCAGCACCCACCGCGACCCGGGTCCGTCCGTGGGGTACGACCAGTTCGTACCAGGTGCAGGAGAAGAAGACCTGGCAGGAGCAAGTGGTCAGCGGCGGTACCCGGAAGAGTGCCAGCACGAACGTCTATGCGGAGAAGAACGACCCGGATGGTGTGCCGGTCGGTGTGCTGAAGCAGACCAGTGATCAGGGCGACCTGGCCACTGCCGCGGACGACAGTTGTACGACGTTCACCTATGCGGCCAATCCGGCGAAGGGACTGTCCGAGGTCATCGTGCGTAAGCGGACTGTCTCGGTCACCTGCGACCAGCCCGCGACCAACGCGCAGGTGCTGGCAGACGAGCTGACCGGCTACGACAACGCCGCGGCGGGCACTGTGGTCCGCGGCGATCAGACCTCGAAGCAACGGCTGTCCGGATTCACGCCGGACGGGGCGCCGACGTACCAGACCGTCACCACGTCGAGCTACGACGCCTACGGCCGGGTCGAGAGCACGAAAGATGCCGTCGGCAACGAGTCCAAGGTGCAGTACGTGCCGGCCACCGGCCCGGTGACGGCGACCAAGGTGATCCAGCCGAACGGTCAGACCAGTACGACGGAGGTGGATCCGGGCAACGGCCTGACCACGGCGGTCACCGACCCGGCCGGCCGCAGGACGGTGACGGCTCACGACGGCCTCGGCCGGGTGACGAAGATCTGGCAGCCGGGCAGGACCACCTCGCAGACCCCGAACACGGAGTACCAGTACCTGGTCCGGACCGACGGTGCCGGCGTGGTGACCACCAAGACGCTGAAGGCCGACGGCGTCGGGGTCGACACCAGTTATGAGCTGCAGGACGGACTGATGCGCAAGATCCAGACGCAGGCGCCGTCGAAGGACGGCGTCGGGCGGCTGATCACCGACTACGTCTACGACTCGAAGGGTCTGCAGAGCAAGCAGAACGGGCCGTTCTACAACGAGGCACCGCCTGGCACCGACTACTTCGAACCCAACGAGGAGGAACTGCCGGCGCAGAAGGTCACCGAGTACGACAACCAGGACCGCCCGGTGAAGGAGAGCTTCGTCTCCGAGGACCAGGTCCAGTGGAGCGTCGATCACCTCAACGGCGCCGACCGGCAGACGATCGACCCGCCGACCGGTGAGCAGGCGACCACCCGGATCAACGATGTCCAGGGCCGCATGATCGAGCAGCGCCAGTACCTCGGTGACTCGGCCACAGGCCCCTACGACAGCACCTTCTACACCTACCACCCGGCCGGTCAGCTGGCGACGGTGAAGGACCCGGCGGGCAACCTGTGGAAGTTCGACTACGACGTGCGCGGCCGCAAGATCCGCAGTCAGGATCCCGACACCGGCGTCACGACGTACGAGTACAACGATCTCGATCAGGTCGTCTCCCAGAAGGACGGCCGGGGAACGGTGCTGTCGTACAGCTACGACAACGCGGGGCGGAAGACCGCCGTTTACAAGGGACTCGTGCAGACGGCTGCCAACATGCTGAGCGAATGGAAGTACGACTCGATCAAACCGGGCTCGCTGACCAGCTCCACCCGCTACGTCAACGGCAACGCCTACACGACCAGGGTGACCGGCTACAGCGAAGCGGACGGCAAGCCGACCGGTACCGAACTGGTCATCCCTGCCTCGGAAGGCGCACTGGCCGGGACCTACCCGATCGGCAAGACCTACACCCCTGACGGGCAGCTCGACACCACCTCGGTGCCCGCGGTCGGTGGACTGCCGAAGGAGGACCTCAAGGTCGGCTACAACGCGCAGAACCAGCCGAGCACGCTGACCGGCGCGGACACCTACATCACCCAGACCTCGTACACGGCCTTCGGCGAGACGTCCGGCATCACGATGTCGCGGAACGGTCAGCCGGTCCAGCAGGTGTTCGACTACGACGAGGTCACCCGCCGCCTGTCCCGGGCCGTGACGAAGTCGGAGACCAAGAAGTACGCCGACCTCAACTACACCTACGATGCCGCCGGCAACATCACGCAGCTCACCGACGTCGCCGCGGAGTCCAGTGGTGAGAGCGACGACACCCAGTGCTTCGGATACGACGCCTTCCGCCGGATGACTCAGGCCTGGACCCCGGCCGACGGGAACTGCGCGGCCGCGCCGGACAAGGCCAAGCTGGGCGGTCCCGCGCCGTACTGGCACAGCTGGACGTTCGACAAGTCCGGCAACCGCAAGACCGAGACCCGGACCACGGCGACGGGTGCGACCACCAGCACCTACAGCTACCCGACGAACGGAGTGCAGCCGCACTCGCTCCTCAAGGTCACCAACGGGGCGAACACCAACCAGTACACCTACGACGCGGCCGGAAACCTCAAGACCCGGACCCTGAACGACGCCGGCGAGACCTCGACCTTCGACGACGAGGGGCACCTCAGCACTGTCGTTGCCGGGAGCAAGTCGACGTCCTATCTGTACGACGCCGACGGCAACCGGTTGATCCGGCGCGACCCGACCGGAACCACGCTGTACCTCGACGGCACCGAGTTGTTGATGAAACCGGACAAGACCGTGGTCGGCACCCGGTACTACTCCTACGGCGGACAGACTGTTGCCGTCCGCAAGGGAGCGAGCGACCTGAGCTGGCTCAGCACCGACAACCACGGCACGGCCAACCTGAGCATCGACGCCACCACCCTGGTCGGCCAGAAGCGCCGGTCCACGCCGTACGGCGAGCTCCGTGGCGCCGTACCGGCCAGCTGGCCGGGGCAGCGAGGATTCGTCGGCGGGACCAACGACGACTCCACCGGTCTGACCCATCTGGGTGCCCGCGAGTACGACCCGACGATCGGCCGGTTCATCTCGGTCGACCCGGTGGCCGACTTCAACGATCCGCAGCAACTCAACGGCTATGCCTATGCCAACAACAATCCCGTGAGCTTCAGCGACGCCGACGGTCAACGGACGGTCACCGAGACGATCACGGTGATGAAGACGGTCACCTACGTGATCACCAAGCGCATAGTGGAGTACCAGAAGGTCCGGATCCTGGTGCACGCGTGGGTGGCCGTGCTGGGTGCGCTGGCGACGATGGCGAAGGCTCTCGGGATGTACGCGCTGGGTGCGGTGCTCGGTGCCTACAAGGCGCACTACGAGACGGTCGAGAAGAAGATCGTCCGGATCATCCATCAACTGGTGAAACAGCTGATCAGGGTGGTCAAGAAGATCCAGCGCTACGTCGGTCCGGACGAACGCGAGGACCTGAATCAGATGATGAAGGCCGCCACCTCCCTGACCGACCCGAGCCAGGGCGCGAACAGCCTGTGGAAGATGAGTGCCCTGCTCGACGACTTCGCCAACGCCTCCCACAAGTGGGCGGTCGCGGCGAAGGTGATCACCGACCAGCCCAAGGGCGGTGGTGGCGGCGCGAGTGGTGGCGGGGAACCCGACCCGTACGGCGGCGCCTCGATCCACGGACAGGACCCGGGCGAGGACTCCGACGACAAGGCGACCGCGATGATCCTCGGCGGGATGGGCGGCGGAGCCCTGGCCCTGCTGTGCCTTCCGGCGGCCATTGCGTGCGGGGCCGCCGCCGCCATCACCGTCGGTATCGGCGGCGCCGGACTCGGCGCATGGACGGGCAACGCGACCTTCAACTACGTCAACGGCGCCGATGGCAAGGCGCACTGGGAGCGGCTGTGGGCGCCGCATGTCCTGAACACGGGCTTCCTCGAGTGGTGGCTCAAGGTGAACGCGCCGCTGCCGCAACGTCCGGACGCCGATCCGAATCAGCCCTGCAAGCACATCTATGCGATGGGCGCCGGGTGTTGA
- a CDS encoding RICIN domain-containing protein, producing MIGGSGRRKTALLAALTTLVMLPVPVAAAQQSAGGSAEASSARTEPDDAAAEARKSGHDVELTALRSETSQVFVQPSGEHRLEQYAYPVRARKGTGWSPIDTTLRVGADGTVRPVAVAMDLSLSAGGSGPLVALGQGAAQVRMGWQGKLPKPVLSGDTATYRAVLPGVDLLVRATSTGFSEVLAVKDRSAAMNPALRQIRFPVSAGAGLRLATGGDGTTTAKDAHGRVVFTAGGAMMWDSTARGTATAMSGSSGSRQARMATSLAGGALVIKPDQGLLTSPTARFPLYLDPSMTSGEYRWTHVNRAHTDTSYWNYDRDEGAKVGNAWDDPGNNMYRSLFQFSTEQISGAQVIGASFDIVLDHSPTGTSTPTRLWQTKEIDPAVPLRWMDTEQNGFWIRYLNAEASGHARTNAGEPDMTMAFSSDDLKAQAQVIATARTGFMTLGLRAPNEEDESQWKRFHAETARLVVVYNNAPLAPAKVNFDRPLPCGTATAPTMVGTTRPSFAAVATDPDGDNLVSRLLIRRASDDQLVYQSDAGSTNSGAAFAWPQVPSGALTDGMPYYFTARSDDKVDGDGIDAGPESGRCYFSIDSVKPARPVMSSTDFPDGSPAIPVGTPGIITLRPAASDTDVAEFLYGFDSGKVSLRIKAGADGTARLPVTLWPDTPGGARTKRLYVKAVDRAGNVGPVTPARDLSALPGPAQVPHVRGDVNGDGRADVTTIVDQGNGRTAVWNVPSSSSGFFTGSMAWDSGANGGFPLYRTKPVQGDFDGDGRTDLVLFREEAGHRIGLYSLKTDGNRFDAASDPLWNSGTAGWPLSSARVISGDVNADQSTDIVVQLNNGNGTWKALVFLGGHLGSPVEWLSSPSVGGDWSQTTPLLADVDGDGRSDLVSMRNAGGCRTVTEVYRSSGTAFASTPAILLDSGPGGYCWDRSKPAVGDVDGDGKDDLVAMYDTSAATAGMSVKIFRSTGSALVTTDGWSDTGRFDPVKTTLVVGDFTLDRKADVGLVSALDGGGREVFSLVSNGTGFAAPVSGWREAAVGAVTGPKFAIENRTYELVSRSSGRCLEIAGASQAITEVAQQWDCFGGLHQRFRLDQVAGTEQYEAHTVHANGSTRDGKARCLDVQDRNTGENVTVFQYTCNGTSNQQLLLDYVEGSSYDTVVRLKFAHSGKCGGIAGGDTANGAKFVQQSCTSATSQQWYLRPALNTPQLDGRYRIQTVMPKPPGVTEPFVLDVKDCNPALGLRTWDWIPSSGCQKWNIKPLGDDVYQITNANDGQALDVDGCSPNKEAPVIELAVNGDDDCQRWRVEPAADGSYSIQQVKTGYSLDIPGCSDQKVDHLITWSYWNGPCQRWKLDKF from the coding sequence ATGATCGGTGGGTCCGGAAGAAGGAAGACGGCTCTGCTGGCCGCGTTGACGACGCTGGTGATGCTGCCGGTGCCTGTCGCGGCCGCGCAGCAGTCGGCCGGCGGTTCCGCCGAGGCTTCGTCAGCGCGAACCGAGCCGGACGATGCGGCAGCGGAAGCCAGGAAGTCCGGTCATGACGTCGAGTTGACGGCTCTGCGGTCCGAGACCAGTCAGGTGTTCGTCCAGCCGTCGGGTGAGCATCGCCTGGAGCAGTACGCCTATCCGGTTCGTGCCCGCAAAGGCACCGGCTGGTCCCCGATCGACACCACGCTGCGGGTCGGGGCGGATGGAACCGTCCGGCCCGTGGCGGTCGCAATGGATCTGAGCCTGTCCGCCGGCGGCTCCGGCCCACTTGTTGCCCTCGGTCAAGGGGCGGCTCAGGTCAGGATGGGGTGGCAGGGAAAGCTGCCGAAGCCGGTGCTGTCCGGCGACACAGCCACCTACCGCGCTGTGCTGCCTGGTGTCGATCTCCTGGTCCGGGCAACCTCCACCGGCTTCAGCGAAGTGCTGGCGGTGAAGGATCGCTCGGCCGCGATGAATCCGGCGCTGCGGCAGATCCGGTTCCCCGTGTCGGCCGGCGCCGGGCTCCGGCTCGCGACCGGAGGCGACGGCACCACCACGGCCAAGGACGCCCACGGGCGGGTCGTGTTCACAGCAGGCGGGGCGATGATGTGGGACAGCACGGCCCGGGGAACAGCGACGGCGATGAGTGGATCGAGCGGATCCCGGCAGGCGCGGATGGCGACCTCCCTGGCCGGCGGTGCCTTGGTGATCAAGCCGGACCAGGGTCTGCTGACCTCGCCGACGGCCCGGTTCCCGCTCTATCTGGATCCGTCGATGACCAGCGGTGAGTATCGGTGGACGCACGTCAACCGGGCCCACACGGACACGTCGTACTGGAACTACGACCGCGACGAGGGAGCCAAGGTCGGCAACGCCTGGGACGACCCGGGCAACAACATGTACCGGTCGCTGTTCCAGTTCTCGACCGAGCAGATCAGTGGCGCGCAGGTGATCGGTGCCTCCTTCGACATCGTGCTCGACCACAGCCCGACCGGCACCTCGACACCGACCAGGTTGTGGCAGACGAAGGAGATCGACCCGGCCGTTCCGCTGCGCTGGATGGACACCGAGCAGAACGGGTTCTGGATCAGGTACCTGAACGCAGAGGCCTCCGGGCATGCGCGGACCAATGCCGGCGAGCCGGACATGACGATGGCCTTCAGTTCGGACGACCTGAAAGCCCAGGCGCAGGTCATCGCCACGGCGCGCACCGGATTCATGACGCTCGGCCTGCGCGCGCCGAACGAGGAGGACGAGAGCCAGTGGAAGAGGTTCCACGCCGAGACGGCCAGGCTCGTCGTGGTCTACAACAACGCGCCGCTCGCGCCGGCGAAGGTGAACTTCGACCGGCCGCTGCCCTGCGGGACGGCGACCGCGCCGACCATGGTCGGCACGACCAGACCCTCCTTCGCCGCGGTGGCCACCGATCCCGACGGGGACAACCTGGTCAGCCGGCTGCTGATCCGGCGCGCCTCGGACGATCAACTCGTCTACCAGTCGGACGCGGGCTCGACGAACAGCGGTGCGGCGTTCGCCTGGCCGCAGGTGCCGTCGGGAGCGCTGACAGACGGCATGCCGTACTACTTCACCGCGCGCAGCGACGACAAGGTCGACGGGGACGGCATCGACGCCGGGCCGGAAAGCGGCAGGTGCTACTTCAGCATCGACTCGGTCAAACCGGCCCGTCCGGTGATGTCGTCGACGGACTTCCCCGACGGCAGCCCGGCCATCCCGGTGGGGACGCCCGGCATCATCACCCTGCGGCCCGCAGCGAGCGACACGGATGTCGCAGAATTCCTCTACGGTTTCGACTCGGGCAAGGTCTCGCTCCGGATCAAGGCCGGCGCGGACGGTACGGCGCGGTTGCCGGTGACGCTGTGGCCGGACACACCCGGCGGAGCGCGCACGAAACGTCTCTACGTCAAGGCCGTCGACCGCGCCGGCAACGTCGGTCCGGTGACGCCCGCCCGTGATCTGAGCGCCTTGCCCGGACCGGCGCAGGTGCCCCATGTGCGAGGTGACGTGAACGGCGACGGTCGTGCCGACGTGACCACGATCGTTGATCAGGGCAACGGGCGGACCGCGGTCTGGAACGTGCCGTCGTCGTCGAGCGGCTTCTTCACCGGCAGTATGGCGTGGGACTCGGGGGCCAACGGCGGGTTCCCGTTGTACCGCACCAAGCCCGTGCAGGGAGACTTCGACGGGGACGGCCGCACGGATCTCGTCCTGTTCCGCGAGGAGGCCGGCCATCGGATCGGGCTCTACAGCCTGAAGACCGACGGCAACCGGTTCGACGCAGCGTCGGATCCCTTGTGGAACAGCGGGACGGCAGGGTGGCCGTTGAGTTCCGCGCGGGTGATCTCAGGTGATGTCAACGCGGATCAGTCGACCGACATCGTGGTCCAGTTGAACAACGGCAACGGTACCTGGAAGGCGCTGGTCTTCCTCGGCGGCCATCTCGGCAGCCCGGTCGAGTGGCTGAGCTCGCCGTCCGTCGGCGGCGACTGGAGCCAGACCACACCGCTGCTGGCCGACGTGGACGGTGACGGCAGGAGCGATCTGGTCAGCATGCGCAACGCCGGCGGCTGCCGGACCGTGACCGAGGTCTACCGATCGAGCGGTACGGCGTTCGCGTCCACGCCGGCGATCCTGCTCGACAGCGGTCCGGGCGGCTACTGCTGGGACCGGAGTAAGCCGGCGGTCGGCGATGTGGACGGCGACGGGAAGGACGATCTTGTCGCAATGTACGACACGTCCGCGGCGACGGCCGGGATGTCGGTGAAGATCTTCCGCTCGACCGGGAGCGCGCTGGTGACGACGGACGGCTGGAGCGACACCGGTCGCTTCGATCCGGTGAAGACGACCCTGGTGGTGGGCGACTTCACGCTGGACCGTAAGGCGGACGTCGGACTGGTCAGTGCCCTGGACGGCGGCGGGCGCGAAGTGTTCTCGCTGGTATCGAACGGAACCGGGTTCGCGGCGCCGGTGAGCGGCTGGCGGGAGGCAGCGGTCGGTGCGGTCACCGGGCCGAAGTTCGCGATCGAGAACCGGACCTACGAACTGGTGTCCAGGAGCAGCGGGCGCTGTCTGGAAATCGCTGGTGCGAGTCAGGCGATCACCGAGGTCGCTCAGCAGTGGGACTGCTTCGGTGGGTTGCATCAGCGCTTCCGGCTGGATCAGGTCGCGGGGACGGAACAGTACGAGGCGCACACCGTCCACGCGAACGGCTCCACCCGCGACGGCAAAGCGCGGTGCCTGGACGTGCAGGATCGCAACACCGGCGAGAACGTGACCGTCTTCCAGTACACCTGCAACGGAACGTCGAACCAGCAGTTGCTGCTCGACTATGTGGAAGGCAGTAGTTACGACACCGTAGTGCGGCTGAAGTTCGCCCACAGCGGCAAGTGCGGCGGTATTGCGGGCGGCGACACCGCCAACGGCGCGAAGTTCGTCCAGCAATCCTGTACGAGCGCCACAAGTCAGCAGTGGTATCTCCGGCCGGCCCTGAACACTCCACAGCTGGACGGCCGGTACCGGATTCAGACGGTGATGCCGAAGCCGCCCGGCGTGACCGAGCCGTTCGTGCTGGACGTCAAGGACTGCAATCCGGCCCTCGGGCTGCGGACCTGGGACTGGATCCCGTCCAGTGGGTGCCAGAAATGGAACATCAAGCCGCTCGGTGACGACGTCTACCAGATCACCAACGCCAACGATGGCCAGGCACTGGACGTGGACGGTTGCTCGCCGAACAAGGAAGCGCCGGTGATCGAGCTCGCGGTGAACGGTGATGACGATTGCCAACGGTGGCGGGTGGAGCCGGCGGCTGATGGGAGTTACAGCATTCAGCAGGTGAAGACCGGGTATTCGCTCGACATTCCTGGCTGTTCGGACCAGAAGGTGGATCACCTGATCACCTGGTCGTACTGGAACGGTCCGTGTCAGCGCTGGAAGCTCGACAAGTTCTGA
- a CDS encoding RICIN domain-containing protein, producing the protein MLGWRRIFGAGLMVAAVVGGGAQWPVTGAAAAETVVQEVRPDTIRNPVREGAADPWMVFAEGNYHLLYTHGDKLVGVSAPSVAGLASAAQQTLWTPQPGQACCNLWAPEIHQLDGKWYLYFTADNGTDSQHRMFVLESDHPMGPYVFKAKLDTGDFHSIDGTVLKVPDGRLFHVWSSGRPDGDGSYRLTANHSGKALDVAGCSAANNADVIQWPYWGGSCQQWYLDALSGGYYKVTSKVGGRTLEVSGCSTAAGADVRVWPYWQGDCQKWKLEKVG; encoded by the coding sequence ATGCTCGGGTGGCGGAGGATCTTCGGTGCTGGGTTGATGGTCGCGGCTGTGGTGGGCGGGGGCGCGCAGTGGCCGGTGACGGGGGCCGCGGCTGCGGAGACCGTGGTACAGGAGGTCAGGCCGGACACGATCCGCAACCCGGTCCGGGAGGGTGCGGCCGATCCGTGGATGGTGTTTGCTGAGGGCAACTATCATCTGCTCTACACCCACGGCGACAAGCTGGTCGGGGTGTCGGCGCCTTCGGTGGCCGGGCTGGCTTCGGCTGCTCAGCAGACGTTGTGGACACCGCAACCAGGTCAGGCGTGCTGCAATCTCTGGGCGCCGGAGATCCATCAGCTGGACGGGAAGTGGTACCTCTACTTCACGGCCGACAACGGTACCGACTCCCAGCACCGGATGTTCGTGCTGGAGTCGGACCATCCGATGGGGCCGTATGTCTTCAAGGCCAAGCTGGACACCGGTGACTTCCACTCGATCGACGGCACCGTCCTGAAGGTGCCCGACGGACGGTTGTTCCACGTCTGGTCGAGCGGACGGCCCGACGGTGACGGCTCGTACCGGCTGACAGCCAACCACAGCGGCAAGGCGCTCGACGTGGCCGGCTGCTCGGCGGCCAACAACGCCGACGTGATCCAGTGGCCGTACTGGGGTGGCAGTTGCCAGCAGTGGTACCTCGACGCCCTCAGCGGTGGCTACTACAAGGTGACGTCGAAGGTCGGCGGCCGAACCCTCGAGGTGAGCGGTTGCTCGACCGCAGCCGGTGCCGACGTGCGGGTCTGGCCCTATTGGCAGGGCGACTGCCAGAAGTGGAAGCTGGAGAAGGTCGGCTGA